In Pseudomonadota bacterium, a single genomic region encodes these proteins:
- the accB gene encoding acetyl-CoA carboxylase biotin carboxyl carrier protein — MDIRKVKKLIELLEESGLDELEIKEGEESIRLSRHSNRPVQLPPAAPALPHAAASAAPSAVDAPATGAQQTEPPPGEPGVPEGTAVASPMVGTFYRASSPNAKPFVEVGQQVKAGEVLCIIEAMKMMNPIESDVSGTVAAILANNGEPVEFGQSLFIIQ, encoded by the coding sequence ATGGATATCCGCAAAGTCAAAAAATTGATCGAGCTACTGGAGGAATCCGGCCTCGATGAACTGGAAATCAAAGAAGGCGAGGAAAGCATCCGCTTGAGCAGGCACAGCAATCGGCCCGTCCAGCTACCCCCAGCTGCTCCAGCATTACCGCATGCGGCGGCGTCCGCTGCACCGAGCGCGGTCGATGCTCCGGCCACGGGCGCACAACAAACGGAGCCACCGCCAGGCGAACCTGGCGTACCGGAAGGCACTGCAGTCGCCTCGCCGATGGTCGGCACGTTTTATCGGGCATCTTCGCCCAATGCCAAGCCCTTTGTCGAGGTGGGACAACAAGTCAAAGCGGGCGAGGTACTGTGCATCATCGAAGCGATGAAAATGATGAACCCAATCGAGAGCGATGTCAGCGGCACCGTTGCCGCCATTTTGGCTAACAACGGCGAACCGGTAGAATTCGGCCAATCGCTGTTCATCATCCAATAA
- a CDS encoding type II 3-dehydroquinate dehydratase, producing LINPAAFTHTSVAIRDALLAVAAPFIEIHLSNIYAREPFRRQSYFSDIAAGVISGLGAHGYDLALDAALHYLAKPTEPPARS from the coding sequence ACTGATCAATCCCGCTGCGTTTACCCATACCAGCGTCGCCATCCGGGACGCCTTGCTCGCGGTGGCTGCGCCGTTCATCGAGATTCATCTCTCCAATATTTACGCCCGCGAACCCTTTCGCCGACAATCCTATTTTTCGGATATCGCCGCCGGCGTTATATCCGGACTGGGCGCCCACGGCTACGATCTCGCCTTGGACGCCGCTTTGCACTATCTAGCCAAACCAACGGAACCACCCGCGCGGTCCTAA